A genomic segment from Garra rufa chromosome 5, GarRuf1.0, whole genome shotgun sequence encodes:
- the ftr84 gene encoding tripartite motif-containing protein 16, which translates to MAESDYLDYTCLLCTDTQRDPVTIPCGDTFCLECIKIYWDHSDHLGVYSCPQCQTTFTPRPILRRNAPHVGNPEPRPPPRELTPFPYFKRDALCDFCTGRRNKAVKSCLMCLAYYCETHIKPHYESATFKRHKLVDETGHLDRKICPQHEKGLELFCRSDQMCICVLCTVREHRSHNIVSADDERTEKQKVLLATQTEVQHIIQDRMKELQELKHNVDVLKGNAQRAQTESDKIFIEMSQAVERWHAEISQLIQANLQASMAQAQGYVERLEQEIMELQKRDAELRLILETEDNIHFLQNFPTLSVAPEPMVPKVLINPEFSFSEITKTVSDMKEHLDDMCKKELGNISKRVSDTSVYILIPRSGGRMNAPIRTDLPEPKTRADFIRYFCKLTFNLNTAYKELVLSDGNRRVIRKRSTQFYPDHPERFDGFCQILCKEPLSGIRHYWEAEWSGEFSVGVAYKSISRKGKNSNSLLGYNDKSWSLLCSDSGYSAWHNKMDKDLPGAARASRIGVYLDYAGGCVSFYSVSETMELIHRFQAKFSEPLFAGFGIGSSITLCMPDKNYRSNRF; encoded by the exons atggcagaatCTGACTACCTCGACTACACCTGCCTTCTCTGCACAGACACCCAGCGAGACCCCGTCACCATCCCGTGTGGAGACACCTTCTGCTTGGAGTGCATTAAGATCTACTGGGACCATTCTGACCACCTTGGTGTGTACAGTTGTCCGCAGTGCCAGACGACCTTCACTCCTCGGCCCATACTCAGACGTAACGCGCCCCACGTAGGGAACCCGGAGCCTCGGCCGCCCCCGCGTGAGCTCACCCCATTTCCATACTTCAAGCGTGATGCACTGTGTGATTTCTGTACTGGTCGGCGGAATAAAGCAGTGAAGTCATGTCTGATGTGTCTGGCTTATTACTGTGAGACACACATCAAGCCTCATTACGAATCAGCCACATTTAAACGGCACAAACTGGTGGATGAGACGGGACACCTGGATCGGAAGATCTGCCCACAGCATGAAAAAGGCTTAGAGCTCTTCTGCCGCTCAGACCAGATGTGCATCTGTGTGCTGTGTACAGTAAGAGAACATCGCAGTCACAACATAGTCAGCGCAGATGATGAACGCACAGAGAAACAG AAAGTCTTGTTGGCGACACAGACAGAAGTTCAGCACATTATCCAGGATCGGATGAAAGAACTTCAAGAACTCAAACACAATGTAGATGTTCTCAAG GGAAATGCACAGCGAGCCCAGACTGAGAGTGATAAAATCTTCATTGAGATGTCACAGGCGGTAGAGCGCTGGCATGCTGAGATAAGCCAACTCATACAGGCCAACCTACAGGCCTCCATGGCTCAG GCACAGGGTTACGTAGAAAGACTTGAACAAGAGATCATGGAGCTTCAGAAGAGAGATGCTGAACTACGTCTAATACTTGAGACAGAGGACAACATTCACTTCCTACAG AATTTTCCCACACTATCTGTTGCACCGGAGCCCATGGTGCCCAAAGTGCTGATAAACCCAGAGTTTTCCTTTAGTGAGATCACCAAGACCGTCTCTGACATGAAGGAACACCTGGACGACATGTGCAAAAAAGAGCTGGGAAACATCTCCAAACGAG TGAGTGACACCTCAGTCTATATCTTGATTCCAAGATCTGGAGGACGTATGAATG CTCCAATAAGAACAGACTTGCCAGAGCCTAAAACAAGAGCGGATTTCATCAGAT ACTTTTGTAAACTTACATTCAATCTCAACACTGCCTATAAAGAGCTGGTCCTTTCAGATGGGAATCGCCGGGTGATCCGGAAACGATCAACCCAGTTCTACCCAGATCATCCGGAGCGCTTTGATGGGTTTTGCCAGATTCTGTGCAAGGAGCCGCTCAGTGGAATACGGCATTACTGGGAGGCGGAGTGGAGTGGTGAATTTTCTGTTGGAGTTGCCTACAAGAGCATTAGTCGCAAAGGTAAGAACTCAAACAGCCTTCTGGGATACAATGATAAATCCTGGAGCCTCCTATGCTCAGACTCAGGATACTCCGCCTGGCATAATAAGATGGATAAAGATCTGCCGGGTGCAGCTCGCGCCTCACGGATCGGTGTTTACCTGGATTACGCTGGCGGATGTGTGTCCTTCTACTCTGTGTCTGAGACGATGGAGCTCATCCACAGATTTCAGGCCAAGTTCTCAGAACCTCTGTTTGCTGGGTTTGGCATTGGATCATCTATAACTCTGTGCATGCCTGACAAGAACTACCGATCTAATAGGTTCTGA